One Purpureocillium takamizusanense chromosome 1, complete sequence genomic window carries:
- a CDS encoding uncharacterized protein (EggNog:ENOG503NYR0~COG:S) yields the protein MYPAQPTGADGATINPAALSSPALSNAPPRGHKRSRSTDARDAPQPGDDGPSPSQPKRLRAMKPSETTGQPPAPAGPQGSQPPHTPQSANTSLPSQTTPAYAAPAAAAPPKTTPTKSTLKALPTVRDHTTDQLNQTGDEYLPREIDEFGEKKVMPNGQLLGGRTYRCRTFLVPNRGDKLFMLATECARVLGYRDSYLLFNKNRSLYKIIASQAEKDDLVQQEILPFSYRSRQIAIVTARSMFRQFGSRVIENGRRVRDDYWETKARKQGFTEADPAGEKRPGAAKAREAAEAQNNVLMSGPHTEIVYNNNPGPYPGAPQPHLVQAGMMGAPPGNATRMPALTVGADFGDTRPRDFSGIIKGGPRQEITGPPYQDQTRPSPIQELHSQAHHAAEFNRNVNQQRDMRNDYMQNIWRRPHEQPPSSSMSQQQPVASSDAAPATSRPSSSPHTTATGVAQQPVVSSQSPQMMMTAAPYSQSIHAQNTLGQAPMRSSSGSISQGTPGYNYQSNQNMWSQNPQNPGHTYGSYTTQSQSPHPSQSPASHLRQPSAGQIQPNMPFPAMGGMQYGASQAWSGQQQQHSSPPQWWAPPQQPQ from the exons ATGTATCCGGCGCAACCAAccggcgccgatggtgcGACAATCAATCCCGCCGCCCTCAGCTCTCCCG CCTTGTCGAACGCGCCGCCCCGCGGTCACAAGCGGAGTCGCTCCACGGATGCCCGTGACGCGCCACAGCCTGGCGATGACG GTCCTTCCCCGTCACAGCCGAAACGGTTACGAGCAATGAAGCCATCCGAGACTACCGGGCagcccccggccccggccggACCCCAGGgaagccagccgccgcacacGCCCCAGTCGGCAAACACGTCGTTGCCCAGCCAGACGACACCAGCCTacgcggcaccggcggccgccgcgccccctAAAACTACGCCGACCAAGTCGACCCTCAAAGCCCTGCCGACTGTCCGAGACCACACGACAGACCAGTTGAACCAGACCGGCGACGAGTACCTCCCGCGCGAGATCGACGAGTTTGGAGAGAAGAAGGTGATGCCCAacgggcagctcctcggcggacGTACCTATCGATGCCGGACGTTCCTCGTGCCCAATAGAGGCGACAAGCTTTTCATGCTCGCGACAGAATGCGCGAGGGTGCTGGGCTACAGGGACTCGTACCTGTTGTTCAACAAGAACAGGTCTCTTTACAAGATCATTGCAAGCCAGGCCGAAAAGgacgacctcgtccagcagGAGATCCTGCCCTTCTCGTACCGGTCCAGGCAGAttgccatcgtcaccgcccggTCTATGTTCCGGCAATTTGGTAGCCGCGTCATTGAAaacggccgccgcgttcGCGACGACTACTGGGAAACCAAGGCGCGTAAGCAGGGTTTCACCGAGGCAGACCCGGCTGGCGAGAAGCGACCgggcgcggccaaggcccgcgaggcggccgaggcgcaaAACAACGTGCTCATGAGCGGCCCCCATACGGAGATTGTCTATAACAACAACCCCGGGCCCTACCCCGGTGCTCCACAGCCTCATCTTGTCCAAGCAGGTATGATGGGAGCACCACCCGGAAACGCCACGAGGATGCCGGCATTAACCGTCGGGGCAGACTTTGGCGACACCCGGCCGCGAGACTTTAGCGGCATCATCAAGGGCGGCCCCCGGCAGGAGATCACAGGCCCGCCGTACCAGGACCAGACGCGACCGTCGCCGATCCAGGAGCTACATTCGCAGgcgcaccacgccgccgaaTTCAATAGAAATGTCAACCAACAGCGAGACATGCGCAACGACTACATGCAGAACATCTGGCGGCGTCCCCACGAgcagccgccctcgtcgagcatgagccagcagcagcccgtcgcctcgagcgacgccgcccccgcgaccagccggccgtcgagctcgccgcacaccacggccacgggcgtcgcccagcagcccgtcGTGTCTTCGCAGAGCccgcagatgatgatgactgcGGCGCCGTACTCGCAGTCGATTCACGCGCAGAATACGCTAGGCCAGGCCCCGATGAGAA GCTCTTCTGGCAGCATCAGCCAGGGCACTCCCGGCTACAACTATCAGTCCAACCAGAATATGTGGTCGCAGAACCCGCAGAACCCGGGGCACACGTACGGGAGCTACACGACTcagtcgcagtcgccgcACCCGTCGCAGTCCCCGGCGTCGCACCTCCGACAGCCCAGCGCCGGGCAGATCCAGCCCAACATGCCGTTCCCGGCCATGGGTGGGATGCAATACGGCGCGAGTCAGG CCTGGTctggacagcagcagcagcattcATCCCCTCCGCAgtggtgggcgccgccgcagcagccgcaatGA